From a single Rhinolophus ferrumequinum isolate MPI-CBG mRhiFer1 chromosome 15, mRhiFer1_v1.p, whole genome shotgun sequence genomic region:
- the LOC117035402 gene encoding formyl peptide receptor 2-like, whose protein sequence is MEDPSETQRPAAPGAPCPPEAVLFFFYSLATLASYLLDVVSHSLVIRAAGPLVPSPLSAAWFGYQAATDVAFTVLLPLTLIWTRSSWPLGGTSCPLDPGLAFLTFYASGRLLTRTAADHCASVLWPAWALNHRAARRVVFWAGGFWLLVLVLGTPTLRALVNQAQPYNRTPAGEQHHCSSNPTLNQLVFGFGVPLGVLSAFHSLLKAKLHLARLTGRPPLLGMPWASGTMLFLCWFPFHLLLLLRLVEMWEARLDMEEVWVLLRPLGLTLVGASGCLNPLLYACGDQAFRRQLCQALWPCPGGGCEEDTGGVGHWGWRPSLPSRT, encoded by the coding sequence ATGGAGGACCCTTCAGAGACTCAGCGGCCAGCAGCCCCCGGAGCCCCGTGCCCACCGGAGgctgtcctctttttcttctacTCTCTGGCTACCCTTGCCTCCTACCTGCTGGACGTGGTCAGCCACAGCCTGGTGATCCGAGCAGCAGGGCCCCTCGTGCCTTCCCCACTGTCAGCCGCCTGGTTCGGCTACCAGGCTGCAACCGATGTCGCCTTCACTGTCCTCCTGCCATTGACCCTCATCTGGACACGCTCCAGCTGGCCGCTGGGTGGCACCTCCTGTCCCCTGGACCCTGGCCTGGCTTTCCTGACCTTCTACGCCAGTGGCCGCCTGCTGACCCGCACAGCCGCTGACCACTGCGCCTCCGTGCTCTGGCCAGCCTGGGCGCTGAACCACCGCGCAGCCAGAAGGGTGGTTTTCTGGGCCGGCGGGTTCTGGCTCCTGGTGCTGGTCCTGGGCACGCCAACACTGCGAGCCCTGGTGAACCAAGCCCAGCCTTATAATAGGACGCCCGCTGGGGAACAACACCACTGCTCCTCCAATCCCACGCTGAATCAGCTGGTGTTTGGCTTTGGGGTGCCTTTGGGGGTGCTGAGTGCCTTTCACAGCCTCCTGAAGGCCAAGCTGCATCTGGCAAGGCTCACGGGGAGGCCCCCGCTGCTGGGGATGCCCTGGGCTTCGGGGACCATGTTGTTTCTCTGCTGGTTCCCCTTCCACCTGCTACTTCTGCTGAGGCTGGTGGAAATGTGGGAGGCCAGGCTGGACATGGAGGAGGTTTGGGTGCTGCTCAGACCCCTGGGGCTCACCCTGGTGGGGGCCAGTGGCTGCCTCAACCCTCTGCTCTACGCATGCGGGGACCAGGCCTTCAGGAGGCAGTTATGCCAGGCCCTCTGGCCCTGCCCAGGGGGAGGGTGTGAGGAGGACACAGGTGGGGTTGGGCACTGGGGATGGAGGCCCAGCCTTCCTTCAAGGACCTGA
- the LOC117035618 gene encoding Friend virus susceptibility protein 1, whose translation MAERALALNPMGRGDRYYTYTELLAVSRRFKQNPSELMITWILRVYDQGGSALALNSGELALLGDLTGDAIFNYHCKGLRGGCKTLLSWLLLAWRQRWESFVHFEATELPFRPWTTMEEGIRLVRELGMLEWIYREPASPPVPEQAPLPAPEDMPFTQGLQRRLLTAAPSELRLSLVSLLVKGMTVLEAVIEIQTIADVGLLWRHSQPGRAKLMLGPNPTRKDLLGWLLSHGVPKERVDKQPTKVLLELYIKEAKRSRCHPAYMLGEEQPPPPPYSDQACGEELPVHHD comes from the coding sequence ATGGCCGAGAGGGCGCTGGCGCTCAACCCGATGGGGCGGGGGGACCGCTACTACACGTACACCGAGCTCCTGGCCGTCTCGCGGCGCTTCAAGCAGAACCCCAGCGAGCTCATGATCACCTGGATCCTGCGGGTGTATGACCAGGGGGGCTCGGCGCTGGCCCTGAATTCTGGGGAGCTGGCGCTGCTGGGCGACCTGACGGGCGACGCTATCTTCAACTACCACTGCAAGGGCCTGCGGGGCGGCTGCAAGACACTGCTCAGCTGGCTGCTGCTGGCCTGGCGCCAGCGCTGGGAGTCGTTCGTGCACTTCGAGGCCACTGAGCTGCCTTTCCGGCCCTGGACCACCATGGAGGAGGGCATCCGGCTGGTGCGCGAGCTGGGCATGCTCGAGTGGATCTACCGCGAGCCGGCCTCGCCCCCCGTGCCGGAGCAGGCGCCCTTGCCGGCGCCGGAGGACATGCCCTTCACGCAGGGCCTGCAGCGGCGCCTGCTCACGGCGGCGCCCTCCGAGCTGCGGCTGTCGCTGGTCAGCCTGCTGGTCAAAGGCATGACGGTGCTGGAGGCGGTGATCGAGATCCAGACCATTGCCGACGTCGGCCTGCTCTGGCGCCACAGCCAGCCAGGCCGTGCCAAGCTCATGCTGGGGCCCAATCCCACGCGCAAGGACCTCCTGGGCTGGCTCCTGAGCCACGGCGTGCCCAAGGAGAGGGTGGACAAGCAGCCCACCAAGGTCCTCCTGGAGCTGTACATCAAAGAGGCCAAGCGCAGCCGTTGCCACCCAGCCTACATGCTGGGGGAGGAGCAGCCCCCGCCGCCCCCCTATTCTGACCAGGCCTGTGGGGAGGAGCTGCCCGTGCACCACGACTAG
- the GPR32 gene encoding probable G-protein coupled receptor 32 isoform X2 has product MNPTSAPKCLPEELGCLRWLTIAILSVSSVAGIVVNGLVLWMTLFRMTRTVTTIWFFNLALADFTVLLSVPIAIYNLASGEWLLKELACKLYLALVVLTFFTSICLLVLISVDRCIIVLYPVWARNHRTVQRARWLAVGVWLLAAVTCYPYLKFRTTGKLKGCTYCSFKFNRENEDWSGMEKRMAVTIIHFLVGFLVPLAIIGTCAYLIRAKLQREGWVHASRPKRLLLLLVSAFFIFWFPFNMALLVHLGLEKSHDLKMLLILWATFSLGCLNSCLNPFLYVFIGRDFKEKFFQSLPSALARAFGEEGFHNHPVPEMKPPGDDGNLEVEAGNPHA; this is encoded by the coding sequence ATGAACCCTACCTCTGCTCCCAAATGCCTACCTGAGGAGCTGGGGTGCCTCCGCTGGCTGACCATAGCCATCTTGTCTGTGTCCTCTGTGGCTGGTATAGTGGTCAATGGGCTGGTGCTCTGGATGACCCTTTTCCGCATGACCCGCACTGTCACTACTATCTGGTTCTTCAACCTGGCCCTTGCCGACTTCACTGTCCTATTGTCTGTGCCCATCGCAATATACAACCTGGCCAGTGGTGAGTGGTTGCTCAAAGAGTTGGCCTGCAAGCTCTACCTAGCCTTAGTGGTCCTCACCTTCTTTACCAGCATCTGCCTCCTGGTGCTCATCTCTGTGGACCGTTGCATCATTGTCCTCTACCCTGTCTGGGCCCGAAACCACCGCACCGTGCAGCGAGCAAGGTGGCTGGCTGTTGGTGTATGGCTCCTGGCTGCCGTCACCTGCTATCCATACCTGAAATTTCGGACTACTGGAAAATTGAAAGGATGTACGTACTGCTCCTTCAAGTTCAACAGAGAGAATGAGGATTGGAGTGGAATGGAGAAGCGAATGGCAGTGACCATCATTCACTTCCTGGTGGGCTTCCTGGTGCCCCTGGCGATCATCGGCACCTGTGCCTATCTCATCCGTGCCAAGCTCCAGCGGGAGGGCTGGGTCCATGCCAGCCGGCCAAAGAGGTTGCTGCTGTTGTTGGTAAGCGCCTTCTTTATCTTCTGGTTCCCGTTTAACATGGCGCTCTTGGTCCACCTGGGGCTAGAGAAATCTCATGACCTTAAGATGCTCCTCATCCTCTGGGCTACATTCTCCTTAGGCTGTCTCAACAGCTGTCTCAACCCTTTCCTCTATGTCTTTATTGGCAGAGACTTCAAAGAAAAGTttttccagtctctgccttctgCCCTGGCCAGGGCGTTTGGTGAGGAGGGGTTTCACAATCACCCTGTCCCTGAGATGAAGCCCCCAGGGGATGATGGAAACCTTGAAGTGGAAGCTGGAAATCCTCATGCTTAG
- the ACP4 gene encoding testicular acid phosphatase encodes MAGSGFQGHPAAGSLLFLLMFLPQALMEEGPLVFVAVVFRHGDRAPLASYPKDPHKEAVSTLWPRGLGQLTSEGVLQQLELGRFLRSRYEAFLSPTYRREEVYVRSTDFDRTLESAQANLAGLFPEAAPGRPEAAWRPIPVHTVPVTEDKLLRFPTRSCPRYHELLREATEAAEYQTALEGWTDFLMQLENFTGLSLVGEPLRRAWKVLDTLMCQRAHGLPLPSWASPDVLRTLAQISALDIGAHVGPPRAAEKAQLTGGILLDAILANFSRVQRLGLPLKMVMYSAHDSTLLALQGALGLYDGHTPPYAACLGFEFRKRLGDPEEDAGNVTVSLFYRNDSAGLPLSLRLPGCPAPCPLGRFRQLTAQARPPVHGVPCHGSHEPAPPTATMVPLLAGAVALLVALSVGLGLLAWRPGCLRAWGDPV; translated from the exons ATGGCTGGGTCAGGCTTCCAGGGCCACCCCGCTGCCGGATCTCTCCTGTTCCTGCTGATgttcctgccccaggccctgaTGGAAGAAGGACCCCTGGTGTTCGTGGCTGTG GTGTTCCGCCATGGTGACCGGGCCCCGCTGGCCTCCTACCCCAAGGACCCGCACAAGGAGGCTGTTTCCACCCTGTGGCCACGTGGCCTGGGCCAGTTGACCTCG gagGGGGTTCTCCAGCAGCTGGAGTTGGGCCGCTTCCTGAGGAGTCGCTATGAGGCCTTTCTGAGCCCCACGTACCGGCGGGAGGAG GTGTACGTTCGCAGCACAGACTTTGACCGGACGCTGGAGAGTGCTCAGGCCAACCTCGCAGGGCTGTTCCCCGAGGCTGCCCCGGGGCGCCCTGAGGCCGCCTGGAGGCCCATCCCTGTGCACACGGTGCCTGTCACTGAGGACAAG CTGCTGAGGTTCCCCACGCGCAGTTGTCCCCGATACCACGAACTGCTGCGCGAGGCCACCGAGGCGGCTGAATACCAGACAGCCCTGGAGGGCTGGACG GACTTCCTGATGCAACTGGAGAACTTCACGGGGCTGTCACTGGTCGGGGAGCCGCTCCGCAGGGCGTGGAAAGTTCTGGACACACTGATGTGCCAG cgAGCCCATGGTCTTCCCCTCCCATCCTGGGCCTCCCCGGATGTCCTGCGGACGCTAGCCCAGATTTCAGCTTTGGATATTGGGGCCCATGTGGGCCCACCCCGGGCAGCAGAGAAGGCCCAGCTGACAGGGG GGATCCTTCTGGATGCCATCCTTGCCAACTTCTCTCGGGTCCAGCGCCTGGGGCTGCCCCTCAAGATGGTGATGTATTCCGCT CACGACAGCACTCTGCTGGCCCTccagggggccctgggcctctACGACGGGCACACCCCACCGTACGCTGCCTGCCTTGGCTTCGAGTTCCGGAAGCGCCTTGGGGACCCGGAGGAAGATGCAGG GAACGTCACCGTCTCCCTCTTCTACCGCAACGACTCCGCTGGCCTGCCCCTGAGCCTCCGTCTCCCTGGGTGCCCGGCCCCCTGCCCACTAGGCCGCTTCCGCCAACTGACCGCCCAGGCCCGGCCTCCCGTTCATGGGGTCCCCTGCCATGGCTCCCATGAACCTGCCCCACCCACAG CCACCATGGTGCCCCTGCTGGCCGGGGCTGTGGCCTTGCTGGTGGCACTCAGCGTGGGGCTGGGCCTGCTGGCCTGGAGACCCGGCTGCCTGCGGGCATGGGGAGACCCGGTGTGA
- the GPR32 gene encoding probable G-protein coupled receptor 32 isoform X3, giving the protein MASPPLRKMNPTSAPKCLPEELGCLRWLTIAILSVSSVAGIVVNGLVLWMTLFRMTRTVTTIWFFNLALADFTVLLSVPIAIYNLASGEWLLKELACKLYLALVVLTFFTSICLLVLISVDRCIIVLYPVWARNHRTVQRARWLAVGVWLLAAVTCYPYLKFRTTGKLKGCTYCSFKFNRENEDWSGMEKRMAVTIIHFLVGFLVPLAIIGTCAYLIRAKLQREGWVHASRPKRLLLLLRLQRKVFPVSAFCPGQGVW; this is encoded by the exons ATGGCATCCCCTCCACTGCG AAAGATGAACCCTACCTCTGCTCCCAAATGCCTACCTGAGGAGCTGGGGTGCCTCCGCTGGCTGACCATAGCCATCTTGTCTGTGTCCTCTGTGGCTGGTATAGTGGTCAATGGGCTGGTGCTCTGGATGACCCTTTTCCGCATGACCCGCACTGTCACTACTATCTGGTTCTTCAACCTGGCCCTTGCCGACTTCACTGTCCTATTGTCTGTGCCCATCGCAATATACAACCTGGCCAGTGGTGAGTGGTTGCTCAAAGAGTTGGCCTGCAAGCTCTACCTAGCCTTAGTGGTCCTCACCTTCTTTACCAGCATCTGCCTCCTGGTGCTCATCTCTGTGGACCGTTGCATCATTGTCCTCTACCCTGTCTGGGCCCGAAACCACCGCACCGTGCAGCGAGCAAGGTGGCTGGCTGTTGGTGTATGGCTCCTGGCTGCCGTCACCTGCTATCCATACCTGAAATTTCGGACTACTGGAAAATTGAAAGGATGTACGTACTGCTCCTTCAAGTTCAACAGAGAGAATGAGGATTGGAGTGGAATGGAGAAGCGAATGGCAGTGACCATCATTCACTTCCTGGTGGGCTTCCTGGTGCCCCTGGCGATCATCGGCACCTGTGCCTATCTCATCCGTGCCAAGCTCCAGCGGGAGGGCTGGGTCCATGCCAGCCGGCCAAAGAGGTTGCTGCTGTTGTTG AGACTTCAAAGAAAAGTttttccagtctctgccttctgCCCTGGCCAGGGCGTTTGGTGA
- the GPR32 gene encoding probable G-protein coupled receptor 32 isoform X1 has product MASPPLRKMNPTSAPKCLPEELGCLRWLTIAILSVSSVAGIVVNGLVLWMTLFRMTRTVTTIWFFNLALADFTVLLSVPIAIYNLASGEWLLKELACKLYLALVVLTFFTSICLLVLISVDRCIIVLYPVWARNHRTVQRARWLAVGVWLLAAVTCYPYLKFRTTGKLKGCTYCSFKFNRENEDWSGMEKRMAVTIIHFLVGFLVPLAIIGTCAYLIRAKLQREGWVHASRPKRLLLLLVSAFFIFWFPFNMALLVHLGLEKSHDLKMLLILWATFSLGCLNSCLNPFLYVFIGRDFKEKFFQSLPSALARAFGEEGFHNHPVPEMKPPGDDGNLEVEAGNPHA; this is encoded by the exons ATGGCATCCCCTCCACTGCG AAAGATGAACCCTACCTCTGCTCCCAAATGCCTACCTGAGGAGCTGGGGTGCCTCCGCTGGCTGACCATAGCCATCTTGTCTGTGTCCTCTGTGGCTGGTATAGTGGTCAATGGGCTGGTGCTCTGGATGACCCTTTTCCGCATGACCCGCACTGTCACTACTATCTGGTTCTTCAACCTGGCCCTTGCCGACTTCACTGTCCTATTGTCTGTGCCCATCGCAATATACAACCTGGCCAGTGGTGAGTGGTTGCTCAAAGAGTTGGCCTGCAAGCTCTACCTAGCCTTAGTGGTCCTCACCTTCTTTACCAGCATCTGCCTCCTGGTGCTCATCTCTGTGGACCGTTGCATCATTGTCCTCTACCCTGTCTGGGCCCGAAACCACCGCACCGTGCAGCGAGCAAGGTGGCTGGCTGTTGGTGTATGGCTCCTGGCTGCCGTCACCTGCTATCCATACCTGAAATTTCGGACTACTGGAAAATTGAAAGGATGTACGTACTGCTCCTTCAAGTTCAACAGAGAGAATGAGGATTGGAGTGGAATGGAGAAGCGAATGGCAGTGACCATCATTCACTTCCTGGTGGGCTTCCTGGTGCCCCTGGCGATCATCGGCACCTGTGCCTATCTCATCCGTGCCAAGCTCCAGCGGGAGGGCTGGGTCCATGCCAGCCGGCCAAAGAGGTTGCTGCTGTTGTTGGTAAGCGCCTTCTTTATCTTCTGGTTCCCGTTTAACATGGCGCTCTTGGTCCACCTGGGGCTAGAGAAATCTCATGACCTTAAGATGCTCCTCATCCTCTGGGCTACATTCTCCTTAGGCTGTCTCAACAGCTGTCTCAACCCTTTCCTCTATGTCTTTATTGGCAGAGACTTCAAAGAAAAGTttttccagtctctgccttctgCCCTGGCCAGGGCGTTTGGTGAGGAGGGGTTTCACAATCACCCTGTCCCTGAGATGAAGCCCCCAGGGGATGATGGAAACCTTGAAGTGGAAGCTGGAAATCCTCATGCTTAG
- the GPR32 gene encoding probable G-protein coupled receptor 32 isoform X4, whose amino-acid sequence MASPPLRKMNPTSAPKCLPEELGCLRWLTIAILSVSSVAGIVVNGLVLWMTLFRMTRTVTTIWFFNLALADFTVLLSVPIAIYNLASGEWLLKELACKLYLALVVLTFFTSICLLVLISVDRCIIVLYPVWARNHRTVQRARWLAVGVWLLAAVTCYPYLKFRTTGKLKGCTYCSFKFNRENEDWSGMEKRMAVTIIHFLVGFLVPLAIIGTCAYLIRAKLQREGWVHASRPKRLLLLLESSVPDKNSASALTEFAA is encoded by the exons ATGGCATCCCCTCCACTGCG AAAGATGAACCCTACCTCTGCTCCCAAATGCCTACCTGAGGAGCTGGGGTGCCTCCGCTGGCTGACCATAGCCATCTTGTCTGTGTCCTCTGTGGCTGGTATAGTGGTCAATGGGCTGGTGCTCTGGATGACCCTTTTCCGCATGACCCGCACTGTCACTACTATCTGGTTCTTCAACCTGGCCCTTGCCGACTTCACTGTCCTATTGTCTGTGCCCATCGCAATATACAACCTGGCCAGTGGTGAGTGGTTGCTCAAAGAGTTGGCCTGCAAGCTCTACCTAGCCTTAGTGGTCCTCACCTTCTTTACCAGCATCTGCCTCCTGGTGCTCATCTCTGTGGACCGTTGCATCATTGTCCTCTACCCTGTCTGGGCCCGAAACCACCGCACCGTGCAGCGAGCAAGGTGGCTGGCTGTTGGTGTATGGCTCCTGGCTGCCGTCACCTGCTATCCATACCTGAAATTTCGGACTACTGGAAAATTGAAAGGATGTACGTACTGCTCCTTCAAGTTCAACAGAGAGAATGAGGATTGGAGTGGAATGGAGAAGCGAATGGCAGTGACCATCATTCACTTCCTGGTGGGCTTCCTGGTGCCCCTGGCGATCATCGGCACCTGTGCCTATCTCATCCGTGCCAAGCTCCAGCGGGAGGGCTGGGTCCATGCCAGCCGGCCAAAGAGGTTGCTGCTGTTGTTG GAGTCAAGCGTTCCCGACAAGaactcagcctctgccctcacggAATTCGCAGCCTGA